A stretch of Treponema vincentii F0403 DNA encodes these proteins:
- the rpmF gene encoding 50S ribosomal protein L32, with amino-acid sequence MAVPRAKTSKARTRRRRGINMRLNAPHLVECANCGNLILSHHVCSKCGFYRGHQVVDPDTLN; translated from the coding sequence ATGGCAGTGCCAAGAGCTAAAACGTCGAAAGCACGCACACGCCGCCGCCGAGGAATAAATATGCGGTTAAACGCGCCTCATCTTGTGGAGTGTGCCAATTGCGGCAATTTAATCTTATCTCACCATGTATGTTCCAAATGCGGTTTTTACCGAGGGCATCAGGTTGTTGATCCGGATACATTAAATTAA
- a CDS encoding methyl-accepting chemotaxis protein, translating to MFSFTKKDSEAEKRKSTPAASGIAFQVKEVESLMAAAESIALNIKSRITGASQVIFKNLKQEHQFEAFTESIRSILDSILSVQEQLQEVHSCTTALEDTAGKASSSVEQITDSVNHVANIVTDRISVTSQLTDAVAKGSLKVKDLFTVIDSLNQNIDAVKDIIGSINDVSAQTNLLAMNAAIESAHAGKAGLGFAVVAGEIRKLSEATALNAADASKTLKNMLEALQVARNTADETRTAMILIGNSVNETTSSFVEISSEMNMLAGTSTSVRDAVMLVPESAADLNNRADTAIEHVNKIADQADKGKTMLVSLQATAKEINDLMSSALFNMNSIIDNTVTIDSTVEKGVDLANGKAIADEHTMPFALIVLKHLGWVTKVRALIDGRLDVNGIELGDHRKCDLGQWIDKNAPRYEGLQQHPEFKKLMVQHEQLHNLTKTVVSQLKTLSRTELETSYSKLLEHSTSVIESLSILRQFIESKRYTKK from the coding sequence ATGTTTTCATTTACAAAAAAAGATTCGGAAGCGGAAAAAAGAAAGTCAACGCCTGCGGCAAGCGGTATTGCATTTCAAGTCAAAGAAGTGGAATCCTTGATGGCTGCTGCGGAAAGTATCGCTTTAAACATCAAAAGCAGAATAACCGGCGCATCGCAGGTCATTTTTAAAAACCTCAAACAAGAACATCAGTTTGAAGCCTTTACCGAAAGTATCCGCTCTATTCTGGATTCTATTTTATCCGTTCAAGAGCAGCTGCAGGAAGTGCACAGCTGTACTACCGCATTGGAAGATACGGCCGGAAAAGCGAGTTCTTCCGTAGAACAAATAACCGATTCGGTAAATCATGTTGCAAATATTGTTACCGATAGAATTTCGGTAACTTCTCAGTTAACCGATGCCGTCGCAAAAGGCTCGTTAAAGGTAAAGGACTTATTTACGGTTATCGACAGTCTGAATCAGAATATCGATGCGGTTAAAGATATTATCGGTTCAATAAACGATGTCAGCGCACAGACAAATCTGCTCGCAATGAACGCTGCAATCGAATCCGCTCACGCCGGAAAGGCAGGATTGGGGTTCGCCGTTGTTGCAGGAGAAATCAGAAAGCTCTCGGAGGCAACAGCCCTCAATGCGGCGGACGCTTCCAAGACGCTAAAAAATATGCTTGAAGCTCTTCAGGTGGCGCGGAATACTGCCGATGAGACACGCACTGCGATGATACTGATCGGTAATTCCGTAAATGAAACTACCAGTTCTTTTGTTGAAATTTCTTCCGAGATGAATATGCTTGCGGGGACCAGTACATCGGTACGTGATGCAGTTATGCTGGTTCCGGAATCTGCTGCGGATTTGAATAACCGTGCGGATACGGCTATTGAACATGTCAATAAAATAGCCGATCAAGCGGACAAGGGAAAAACTATGCTGGTTAGTTTGCAGGCAACAGCAAAAGAAATAAACGATTTAATGAGCAGTGCGCTGTTTAATATGAACAGTATTATCGACAATACCGTTACGATTGATTCTACCGTCGAAAAAGGGGTTGATCTTGCAAATGGAAAGGCGATAGCTGACGAACATACTATGCCGTTTGCACTGATTGTATTAAAACATCTTGGCTGGGTTACAAAGGTGCGGGCATTAATCGACGGCCGCCTTGATGTAAACGGAATTGAATTGGGTGATCATAGAAAATGCGATTTGGGACAATGGATCGATAAAAATGCACCGCGGTACGAAGGGTTACAACAGCATCCCGAATTCAAAAAACTTATGGTGCAGCATGAGCAGCTCCATAATCTGACCAAAACAGTCGTTAGCCAGCTTAAAACACTGTCGAGAACCGAATTGGAGACCTCTTATTCAAAATTGTTGGAGCACTCCACATCGGTTATCGAGAGTTTAAGTATATTACGTCAATTTATCGAAAGTAAACGGTATACGAAAAAATAA
- a CDS encoding putative ABC transporter permease subunit, whose product MHQRTDTDTRSAAVFKSLFRIYAITVFGFSRWQNFIRERSTRTHRSTAEHTGKTASIVKTGLFILFLIYIGGCFIMLFRMVTINLYMSLQPLGMQRLLFEIEITALFAFLFISNFLLTLSTYFIGTIEQALRAMPIPSRIFFGAKFLAHCLPAMVISIGFFGVTAFVYGRCEHSPASFYITALIGAVLFPLPITGLCYLINISVMRATKILKKRRLMMMITGLLGIVMALGINYFVQSVTMLREIPGLANTVERYRLTVSALTRYLLPVRFFAESLAAASFSARISSFLPFTAVCIAVPAAVIGLLSGVYEKTLDGFDEQLLKRLTASETVKLIRSKFAQHSAFTALLMREVRMMNREPAYLLNGPFIVVLLPLLYGIMYLTGSLHLPPETEAFMQSSSGILIAGGCGAFLGSSAGIAVTAVSRDAKNFGLIKSLPLSIRQYMQAKLVHAMLFAGTGAFIGVGGITLLFSLKPLTAAAALFIALSLTLFCNLLALILDTAHPKLYWDTPATAVKHNLNTVIILFFNILLLSIVITTATLTSMPQRFSLLCFAGIPLLTSGIIAHFFWPYAECRINEIEI is encoded by the coding sequence ATGCACCAAAGAACCGATACAGATACACGGTCTGCCGCCGTTTTTAAATCTCTATTCCGCATCTATGCGATAACGGTATTCGGATTTAGCCGGTGGCAAAACTTTATTCGGGAAAGAAGCACCCGTACTCACCGCAGCACTGCCGAACACACCGGAAAGACCGCATCTATCGTTAAAACAGGGCTTTTTATTCTTTTTTTGATATACATCGGCGGATGTTTTATCATGCTGTTTAGGATGGTCACAATAAATCTCTACATGAGCTTACAGCCGTTAGGCATGCAGCGGCTCCTCTTTGAAATAGAAATCACGGCGCTCTTTGCCTTTCTGTTTATTTCCAATTTTTTACTGACGCTTTCTACATACTTTATCGGCACCATCGAGCAAGCACTGCGGGCAATGCCCATTCCATCCCGTATTTTTTTCGGCGCAAAGTTCCTTGCCCATTGTTTACCTGCTATGGTGATTTCAATCGGTTTCTTCGGAGTTACCGCCTTTGTATACGGACGTTGTGAACACTCCCCCGCTTCATTCTATATAACGGCATTAATCGGCGCCGTGCTTTTTCCGCTGCCGATTACAGGGCTGTGCTATCTGATCAACATAAGTGTTATGAGGGCAACAAAGATATTAAAAAAACGGCGGCTCATGATGATGATTACCGGATTACTCGGTATCGTAATGGCGCTCGGAATTAACTACTTTGTACAATCGGTTACTATGTTGCGCGAAATTCCCGGCCTAGCGAATACCGTTGAACGATACCGGTTGACTGTTTCCGCTCTTACACGCTATTTGTTACCGGTTCGTTTTTTTGCAGAATCTCTTGCAGCAGCTTCTTTTTCTGCGAGGATCAGTTCTTTTTTACCGTTTACCGCAGTCTGTATTGCGGTTCCGGCTGCGGTTATCGGTCTGCTTTCCGGTGTGTATGAAAAAACGCTCGACGGGTTTGACGAACAGCTATTAAAACGTCTTACAGCTTCCGAAACGGTAAAGCTTATCCGCAGTAAGTTCGCACAGCATTCCGCCTTTACTGCGCTGCTCATGAGGGAAGTCCGCATGATGAACCGCGAGCCGGCTTACCTTTTAAACGGCCCTTTTATCGTTGTGCTGCTGCCGCTTCTCTACGGCATTATGTATCTCACAGGCTCACTGCATTTGCCTCCTGAAACGGAAGCTTTTATGCAGAGCAGTTCAGGTATTTTGATTGCAGGGGGATGCGGCGCATTTCTGGGTTCGTCAGCCGGTATTGCCGTGACAGCTGTTTCCCGTGATGCAAAAAACTTCGGCCTTATTAAAAGCTTGCCCCTTTCGATAAGGCAGTACATGCAAGCAAAGCTCGTACATGCAATGCTCTTTGCCGGTACCGGCGCATTTATCGGAGTAGGAGGTATCACCCTCCTTTTTTCTTTAAAACCGTTGACTGCTGCCGCGGCACTGTTTATTGCACTCTCTCTTACTCTTTTCTGTAATCTGCTTGCGTTGATATTAGATACCGCTCATCCTAAACTCTATTGGGACACCCCTGCTACTGCTGTTAAGCATAACCTCAACACGGTTATCATACTGTTTTTTAACATACTGTTGTTAAGCATCGTCATAACAACAGCAACGCTGACCTCTATGCCACAGCGCTTCTCTTTGCTATGCTTTGCCGGTATTCCGCTGCTTACAAGCGGCATTATTGCTCATTTCTTTTGGCCGTATGCTGAATGCAGAATAAACGAAATTGAAATCTAA
- the ispG gene encoding (E)-4-hydroxy-3-methylbut-2-enyl-diphosphate synthase, which translates to MYTAEKVLIGGKGGVRRLELGGDAPIAIQTMWKQPLREDTLQDTVRKITELEQLGCDILRFAVPDAQSAEVFVKLTGMTPMPLVADIHFDYRLALRCMDGCAAKIRINPGNIGTEDRVKAVIKKAQDTGTALRIGVNSGSLPADIRNRMEQEIRGGRNAEEARAAALVAGAQREAALFDKYGFKQYLVSMKASSVKETVLANEQFAAESAAPLHLGVTEAGPLVSGIVKSALAFSQLLERNIGATVRVSLSDTMENEVIAAREILMECGKRQGGIRLVSCPRCGRNGFDVHGFVARWQHRLFAEKKDLTVAVMGCVVNGPGEGKFADIGITGAENVILLFKRGVIVQRIDVQGLTETERNTAVDAAFEKELESL; encoded by the coding sequence ATGTATACGGCGGAAAAAGTACTGATAGGGGGAAAAGGCGGTGTCCGGAGGCTTGAGCTCGGCGGAGATGCACCCATCGCTATCCAGACTATGTGGAAACAGCCGCTGCGTGAAGATACCTTGCAGGATACGGTGCGGAAAATTACCGAATTGGAGCAGCTCGGCTGCGATATTCTCCGGTTTGCGGTGCCGGACGCTCAAAGCGCCGAGGTGTTTGTAAAGCTTACCGGAATGACGCCGATGCCGCTTGTTGCCGATATTCACTTTGACTACCGGCTTGCATTGCGCTGTATGGACGGCTGCGCCGCAAAGATACGCATCAATCCGGGAAATATCGGGACGGAAGATCGGGTAAAGGCCGTAATTAAAAAAGCGCAGGATACCGGTACCGCTCTCCGCATCGGCGTCAACAGCGGCTCCCTACCCGCCGATATACGGAACCGTATGGAGCAGGAAATCCGCGGCGGGCGCAATGCGGAAGAGGCGAGGGCAGCCGCATTGGTAGCAGGGGCGCAGCGGGAAGCGGCACTTTTTGATAAATACGGCTTTAAGCAGTATCTCGTGTCGATGAAAGCCTCGTCGGTAAAAGAAACCGTTCTTGCCAATGAGCAATTTGCCGCCGAGTCTGCCGCGCCGCTCCATTTGGGCGTTACGGAGGCAGGTCCGTTGGTTTCGGGCATCGTTAAAAGCGCCCTCGCATTTTCGCAGCTGTTAGAACGGAATATCGGCGCTACCGTGCGAGTAAGCCTTTCCGATACCATGGAAAATGAAGTAATTGCGGCGAGGGAAATCTTGATGGAATGCGGTAAACGGCAGGGAGGCATCAGGCTCGTGTCGTGCCCCCGCTGCGGGCGCAACGGGTTTGATGTTCACGGTTTTGTAGCACGTTGGCAGCACCGGCTTTTCGCCGAAAAAAAAGACTTGACTGTTGCGGTGATGGGCTGCGTTGTTAACGGACCCGGTGAGGGAAAATTTGCCGATATCGGTATTACCGGTGCGGAAAACGTTATTTTGCTGTTTAAACGCGGCGTTATTGTTCAACGTATCGATGTACAAGGCTTAACGGAAACGGAAAGAAATACGGCGGTCGATGCGGCTTTTGAAAAGGAGCTGGAAAGTTTATGA
- a CDS encoding DedA family protein — protein sequence MFQTIAAWIGHYISYFPLVIFISLFLGGFNLPISEDIIVITSAVLCKQERASIPAFYAALYFGAVLSDYLVYFWGWLLGRGRISGRFFSNLISENNITRISNALKRHGFFTFLFGRFIPFGVRNVIAMTSGFVGFPFYKFALFDAIAAACNISALFWLVYFLGQRGSHFMKIIGIVFLLLFVGFCIYILRSDKFFAPSQKKNTAPNDTDKSYISIGK from the coding sequence ATGTTTCAAACAATTGCTGCGTGGATAGGGCATTATATTTCTTATTTTCCGTTAGTTATTTTTATCAGCTTGTTTCTCGGCGGGTTTAATCTTCCGATTTCAGAGGATATAATCGTTATCACTTCCGCAGTGCTTTGTAAACAAGAAAGAGCTTCCATCCCCGCCTTTTATGCCGCCCTTTATTTTGGAGCGGTACTTAGCGATTACCTTGTTTATTTTTGGGGCTGGCTTTTGGGGCGCGGCAGGATTTCCGGTAGATTTTTTTCTAACCTTATAAGCGAAAACAATATTACCCGTATTTCCAATGCACTTAAGCGGCACGGCTTTTTTACCTTTTTGTTCGGGCGGTTTATTCCTTTCGGCGTACGCAATGTTATTGCGATGACATCGGGTTTTGTCGGTTTTCCGTTCTATAAGTTCGCCCTTTTTGACGCTATTGCAGCCGCTTGTAATATTTCGGCTCTATTTTGGCTGGTCTACTTTCTCGGACAAAGAGGAAGTCATTTTATGAAGATTATCGGAATTGTCTTTTTACTTCTTTTTGTCGGCTTTTGTATTTATATTCTGCGGTCGGATAAATTTTTTGCACCTTCACAAAAAAAGAACACAGCTCCGAATGATACTGACAAATCTTACATATCTATCGGTAAATAG
- a CDS encoding tetratricopeptide repeat protein yields MPSSILEQAKKQFAKGNYQQVINLLEPHVTQYVVSGDTKDVLYNASFNKSFPFYLYLGLACLHAGDIGGAVDYLTCARRIKLTDPDLLCAQAVLFLRRGDTVRAIDYYLEAIEYNPNHELARAGLDFIRTHNTPEAIGEAVQSGEIKKFYPRPGVETYIKKRVVFAAGLTIAAVIAVIAALIVIKFPLSIRARNNNRADLSALTLLSDEKARPIDTSGTYRYNLSEKEVLAAYRNAQKYFQDSRDNLAQIEVNRILSSNAAHSIKQKARLLMDYFATPGFDTVRDIPVYSDVRADIPLYLDCWTIWSGVATNVQSDGENTSFDLLVGYSDRIQLEGVVPVFCNFSVRIDSERPIDVLGKIQQRGGVLFLKASGIHQSQVPENKK; encoded by the coding sequence ATGCCGTCATCGATTCTTGAACAAGCAAAAAAACAATTTGCAAAGGGGAATTATCAGCAGGTTATCAATTTACTGGAACCGCACGTTACACAATACGTCGTGTCCGGTGATACAAAAGATGTTCTGTATAATGCTTCCTTTAACAAATCCTTTCCGTTTTATTTGTATTTGGGACTTGCTTGTTTACATGCCGGTGATATCGGAGGGGCTGTTGATTATCTGACCTGTGCGCGACGCATTAAGCTTACCGATCCCGATTTACTGTGCGCACAGGCTGTTTTGTTTTTACGGCGCGGTGATACCGTACGGGCTATCGACTATTATCTGGAAGCGATTGAATATAACCCCAATCATGAATTGGCCCGCGCCGGATTGGATTTTATCAGAACTCATAATACACCGGAGGCAATAGGGGAGGCGGTTCAGTCGGGCGAAATAAAAAAATTTTATCCCCGACCCGGAGTTGAAACTTATATAAAAAAAAGAGTTGTTTTTGCTGCAGGCCTTACAATAGCTGCCGTAATTGCGGTGATTGCTGCATTGATAGTAATAAAATTCCCGTTGTCGATACGGGCACGGAATAATAATAGAGCGGATCTTTCGGCGTTAACCCTGTTATCGGATGAAAAAGCACGTCCGATCGATACGAGTGGAACTTACCGGTATAATCTATCGGAAAAAGAAGTTTTGGCCGCATATCGTAATGCGCAAAAATATTTTCAGGATTCGCGGGATAACCTTGCACAGATTGAAGTTAACCGGATTTTATCCTCGAATGCCGCCCATTCGATTAAACAGAAAGCCCGGTTATTGATGGATTATTTTGCAACGCCGGGGTTCGATACCGTTAGGGACATCCCTGTATACAGCGACGTACGGGCGGATATTCCGCTGTACCTTGATTGTTGGACAATTTGGTCGGGGGTTGCAACTAATGTACAGTCCGACGGAGAAAATACGAGCTTTGACCTTTTAGTCGGCTATAGCGATCGTATTCAGCTGGAAGGGGTTGTTCCCGTCTTTTGTAATTTTTCGGTTAGGATAGATTCGGAGCGTCCAATCGACGTATTGGGAAAAATTCAGCAGCGGGGCGGCGTACTCTTTTTAAAAGCCTCCGGTATTCACCAAAGCCAAGTGCCGGAAAATAAAAAATAA
- a CDS encoding potassium channel family protein, with amino-acid sequence MNKFAIIGLGAFGVRMLEELLHFTDEVIIIDKDPNLIKKYEGKAVKGHTVNITDEESLRKSIPQGIGTAIVDLGGRIELSLMVTKYLKLLGIKEIVVKAETDQHEHLLSMVGATKVIFPDREAAKRVMPMLASTLLLNFMPISADLALAEVSVNEKYVGMTLLEANLRKELGLNVVAVRRQESETFEFIEPDYRFAADDILLLAGSEEHIFAFSRHKEDLHKKEHVSLFRMLFPRFHL; translated from the coding sequence ATGAATAAATTCGCAATAATCGGTTTGGGTGCATTCGGCGTCCGTATGTTGGAAGAACTGCTGCATTTTACCGATGAAGTTATTATTATCGATAAAGATCCCAATCTTATTAAAAAATACGAAGGAAAAGCGGTAAAAGGACATACTGTGAATATTACCGATGAAGAAAGTCTTCGTAAAAGTATTCCCCAGGGAATTGGTACGGCTATTGTTGATTTGGGCGGGCGAATTGAGCTTTCGCTCATGGTAACAAAGTATTTAAAACTGCTCGGTATTAAAGAGATTGTTGTAAAAGCCGAGACCGATCAGCATGAACATCTGCTGTCCATGGTGGGGGCAACCAAGGTTATTTTCCCTGACAGGGAGGCTGCAAAACGGGTTATGCCGATGCTGGCGTCTACTTTGTTGCTGAATTTTATGCCTATTTCGGCCGATCTTGCGCTGGCGGAAGTAAGTGTCAATGAAAAATATGTCGGAATGACCCTTCTTGAAGCAAATTTACGGAAAGAGCTCGGTTTAAATGTCGTTGCAGTACGGAGACAGGAATCTGAAACCTTTGAGTTTATTGAACCTGATTATCGTTTTGCGGCCGATGATATTCTTTTGTTGGCAGGGTCGGAGGAGCATATCTTTGCTTTTTCACGTCATAAAGAAGATTTGCATAAAAAAGAACATGTAAGTCTTTTCCGTATGCTCTTTCCGCGCTTTCATCTGTAA
- a CDS encoding NAD(+) synthase, translating into MNIHDYGFYRIAAIVPPCGVGDCAGNADRIIGALRKSAEMGADVAVFPALAVTSASCGVFFAQQPLLNAAEDRLAYIVRQTAMDPIIGIVGFPFFFSGNIYSAVAVFSRGIIYGIVPLDGTVQSGVFSRYSGKNTSLIVTGLQNAAVPFGTDLLFEVEKSRFSFTIGGGKAFENRNTAEDNNTDGGTPLADAEGISGAALCIEPLAQASFAGSFTELCRSAAARSKQERNTVMFVNAGWGESTTDTACAGERGIYENGELLAAANGFELAAFNKTGDSGFTGYDDEAAITFADMDCEAPRIAGRAFSAACRRIAIPAIPSRGMLLVRPRNPNPFIPLAVQNNEAAWESFFSQVTELQARGLTKRMHHTGCKKTVIGISGGLDSTLALLVAVLAARILRQNTDSVTAITMPGFGTTDRTKSNALKLAELLGCSVLTVPIEKAMLQHFEDIGHPVDLCNTVYENAQARERTQILMDKANQLGALLVGTGDLSESALGWETYNGDHMSMYNVNAGIPKTMLRHCIRYIAAYPAPFLPDIKKHTDFRAIIEDILNTPISPELLPAQKQVITQKTEDILGPYELHDFFLYYLLHTDFSPAKILLLAEHCFSTEQRYNRQQILGCMRIFYRRLFSQQFKRSCAPDGVQVGFGSFSPRGSWQMPSDMNAAVWLAELEKLTEV; encoded by the coding sequence ATGAATATACACGACTATGGGTTTTATCGGATTGCAGCAATAGTGCCTCCTTGCGGGGTTGGTGATTGTGCCGGAAATGCCGACCGGATTATCGGAGCATTACGGAAAAGTGCCGAAATGGGCGCCGATGTTGCCGTATTCCCTGCATTGGCCGTTACTTCGGCAAGCTGCGGCGTTTTTTTTGCGCAGCAGCCGTTACTGAATGCAGCGGAGGACAGGCTTGCGTATATCGTCCGGCAAACCGCCATGGATCCTATTATCGGCATAGTGGGCTTTCCGTTCTTTTTTTCGGGTAACATCTATAGCGCTGTTGCCGTTTTCAGTAGAGGCATTATTTACGGAATCGTACCGCTGGACGGAACTGTGCAGTCCGGCGTTTTTTCCCGCTATAGCGGAAAAAACACCTCGCTTATTGTTACCGGCCTACAAAACGCCGCCGTCCCGTTCGGTACCGATTTGTTGTTTGAAGTAGAAAAAAGCAGGTTTTCATTTACAATCGGCGGCGGTAAAGCTTTTGAAAACCGAAACACAGCCGAAGATAACAACACGGATGGCGGTACGCCGCTCGCCGATGCCGAGGGAATAAGCGGAGCTGCGCTTTGCATTGAACCGCTCGCACAGGCGTCTTTTGCAGGGTCTTTTACGGAACTCTGCCGCAGTGCTGCCGCCCGATCAAAACAGGAAAGAAATACGGTCATGTTTGTCAATGCCGGCTGGGGAGAATCTACAACCGACACCGCCTGTGCGGGGGAGCGCGGTATTTATGAAAACGGCGAACTGCTCGCGGCAGCAAACGGTTTTGAGCTTGCTGCTTTTAATAAAACAGGGGATTCCGGTTTTACCGGTTACGATGATGAAGCGGCTATTACCTTTGCGGATATGGACTGCGAAGCTCCCCGTATTGCCGGCCGGGCTTTCTCCGCCGCTTGCCGCCGGATTGCTATTCCCGCCATTCCTTCCCGCGGGATGCTGCTCGTCCGCCCGCGCAACCCGAATCCGTTCATACCGCTTGCTGTACAAAACAATGAAGCCGCATGGGAAAGTTTTTTCTCGCAGGTAACGGAGCTGCAAGCGCGCGGGCTTACGAAACGAATGCACCATACCGGCTGTAAAAAAACCGTAATAGGGATTTCGGGCGGCTTAGATTCTACGTTGGCGCTTTTGGTTGCAGTTCTTGCCGCACGGATACTCCGTCAGAATACCGATTCGGTTACGGCAATTACCATGCCCGGTTTCGGCACTACAGACAGAACTAAGTCCAACGCACTCAAGCTTGCGGAATTGCTCGGTTGTTCCGTTCTTACTGTCCCGATAGAAAAGGCGATGCTGCAGCATTTTGAGGATATCGGACACCCGGTAGACCTGTGCAATACCGTATACGAAAATGCACAGGCGCGTGAACGTACTCAAATTCTGATGGATAAGGCAAATCAGCTCGGTGCCCTGCTTGTCGGTACGGGCGATCTTTCAGAATCGGCACTCGGCTGGGAAACCTATAACGGAGACCACATGTCGATGTATAATGTCAATGCCGGCATCCCTAAAACGATGCTCCGCCATTGTATCCGCTATATTGCAGCGTATCCCGCGCCTTTTTTGCCGGATATTAAAAAACATACCGACTTCCGCGCTATCATAGAAGATATACTTAATACGCCGATTAGTCCCGAGCTGCTGCCTGCGCAAAAACAAGTCATTACGCAAAAAACCGAGGACATACTTGGCCCTTATGAGCTGCATGACTTCTTTTTATATTATCTTTTACATACGGATTTCAGCCCTGCAAAAATTCTTCTGCTTGCAGAGCATTGTTTTTCTACGGAACAGCGGTACAATCGCCAGCAAATACTCGGCTGTATGCGTATTTTCTATCGCCGCCTTTTTTCTCAGCAGTTTAAGCGTTCTTGTGCACCCGATGGCGTGCAGGTAGGATTCGGCAGCTTCTCTCCGCGCGGATCATGGCAAATGCCGAGCGATATGAATGCTGCCGTATGGCTTGCCGAACTTGAAAAATTGACAGAGGTGTGA
- the rnc gene encoding ribonuclease III, with translation MFPFKYVLEKQRKQELLTFQKNAVCKFKNISLLDIAFHHRSFSNEHSDFPINNERLEFLGDSVLGMIVAAELYLAHPEKPEGDLAKIKAAVVSEDSLFPIALNLNIDKYLMLGHGEEVSGGRKKKALLADALEALIGALYLDSGFKVVQRFVLKIIEPQMQLVEQNKHRYRDYKSLLQEYVQKKYRIIPKYLLVETHGPDHDRVFQVKVVIKDKEYEPALGKSKKEAEQAAAEIAWKALSLQVRE, from the coding sequence TTGTTTCCTTTTAAATATGTTTTAGAAAAACAGCGGAAGCAAGAACTGCTTACTTTTCAAAAAAACGCAGTATGTAAATTTAAAAATATTAGTTTATTAGATATAGCTTTTCATCATCGTTCATTTTCAAATGAGCACAGCGATTTCCCTATCAATAACGAACGGCTTGAATTTTTGGGCGATTCCGTACTTGGTATGATTGTCGCAGCGGAGTTGTATCTTGCTCATCCTGAAAAACCGGAGGGTGATCTTGCAAAGATAAAAGCGGCCGTTGTTTCCGAAGATTCTCTTTTTCCGATCGCACTGAATCTCAATATCGATAAGTATTTGATGCTGGGACACGGAGAAGAGGTGTCGGGTGGAAGAAAGAAAAAAGCTTTGTTGGCCGATGCTTTGGAAGCGCTTATCGGTGCATTGTACTTAGATTCGGGGTTTAAAGTTGTTCAGCGCTTCGTATTGAAAATTATTGAACCTCAGATGCAATTGGTAGAACAAAATAAACACCGATATAGGGATTATAAATCCCTGCTCCAAGAGTATGTGCAAAAAAAATACCGTATTATTCCTAAGTATTTACTGGTAGAAACGCATGGGCCGGATCATGACAGGGTATTTCAGGTAAAAGTTGTCATTAAAGATAAGGAATATGAACCTGCTTTAGGAAAAAGTAAAAAAGAAGCGGAACAAGCAGCGGCGGAAATCGCTTGGAAAGCCTTGTCTCTGCAAGTAAGGGAGTAA
- the acpP gene encoding acyl carrier protein — MDELFAQIQKLIAEKLEIDADKITLDSSFRQDLGADSLDTYELVYAIEEEMGIKIPDGKVSEFETVRDAYDFIKSQSK, encoded by the coding sequence ATGGACGAATTGTTTGCTCAAATTCAAAAGCTGATTGCAGAAAAATTGGAAATTGATGCGGATAAAATTACGCTCGATTCTTCTTTTCGTCAAGATCTCGGCGCCGATAGCCTTGATACGTATGAATTGGTGTATGCAATCGAAGAAGAGATGGGGATAAAGATTCCTGACGGAAAAGTAAGTGAATTTGAAACCGTTAGGGATGCTTACGACTTTATTAAATCTCAATCAAAGTAA